The Rhodoflexus caldus DNA segment AAAGTGCCCAGAAGAGGACTAACCAATAAAGACTTATGTAATTGACAGTCAAACACATGCCGACAAAACTACTTTGTTGTAGCCCTTTTTTGCTTCCTTTACAGCCTTTACAATAGTGCCTAAAAAACAAAAAAAGCCTTCCAAAACGCCCCTAAGTGATAGCCCTTTTCCGATTTGCGCCCCTTTTATACATCCGTTAAAGTCATTTTTTTATCAAGTGCCTGATTTTCAGTATATTGTTACTGATTAATGCCTGTCCTTTTTTGCGTTAAGCCATCCCGCCAAATTTGTGCAAAGTTCAAATCAATGCCAACCGTTAAGCATATATCTGTCATTACGCGGAAAGCCCTCAAAGCCATCAAAAGCCGCATGAGAAGAACCGCAGCAGCACAAGAGCCGCAGCCGGTAGGCATGATTACGGACAAAATTTTACAACACCTAAACCCTATCAAAAATGACCGAGAATTTCCAGCCCGTAGCCTACCGAGTAGATGAAAAAAGGAAAGAGGCTGCACGCAGTTTTTTGCGCCGCTATGTGGAAGCACTAAACGCCATTATTGCCGCAGGTATCGCACCCGAAGACGCGCCGTATTGCTTGCAAAAACCCGAACGGATAGACGAAGCACAGGCAGCCGGCTACAAAGCATTTATCCGAGAAATGCGCGAAAAGTACCCTGATTTTACCCAAGAAGCCTTAGAAAAAAGCACCGTTTGGCACGAGTGCAAACTCTTTGAGCAGGCAAAAGAAGAAGCTAAACGATTTGCCAATTTTGAAAAGCAAAACCCGTATCACTTTTACCAACTGAAACAAGACGCAGTTTTGACCCAAGACGGTAAATTTATCTTAGCCGATAATTGGGAACAGTTAGCCGAAGAAGATGCAACCATGTACGCCAAAACAGCAGGAGAATATGAGTATATAAAAATCGTGCAGGAGTTACACGCCTTACTCATACGGCTAAATAAGCATGATTTGAGGTTTCGGGATGTTGTTCACAGCTTTGCAAATACCTACTTTGAAAACACCAAAGCCAACCCGCCCGAAAAGTGGGTAATTAAGCCGATTTCACACCAGCCATACGGTAGGGCAATACGTGCGCAAATGCTGCATGACGACCGCCGAGCCGCATAAAGAGCCAACAGCATAAGCAGGAATTTGAAAGGTTGCAGCCGCAGGGTTGCAGCCTTTTTTGTTGGTACACCACCCGCAGGGCAGCCCCAAAGCCTTTACTCTGCAAGCATAATTTTTTTTCTAAAAATCCGAAAACTTGCTTGACAATTGGGCAAATTTTAACTTAAAACACTGATTTACAGTATTTTATGATGTCAATCAAGAATCAATTATCTATCAATCAAGAATCAATCTTGAAATCAAGATTGACAATTTGGAATCATTTGGTTTTTCTTTTTCAGGCAAAAACTTACAAACCGTAAAAGCCCATTATTGGAAATTTCCAGCGGTTTACAGCCGTTTCTGTTCCATAACCCCCAATCATATTACACAAAAAAACATGTGGAAATTTCCTTGTGCCGATAGCGTCGGGGCGGGTTACGTGTGCATTTGCACACCATGCAAAAAATCAAAAGACAGTTAAAAATCTGATAATCAGATTTTTAACTGCCTGATTTTTTGCAAAACCGAGACATTGCCATTTTTAGCCTAAATTTCCGTATAGTTTGAAGCCTTATGACACCCGAAGAAACCGCCCTTTATGCGCTGATATGCGCAGCTTTACAGACCAACGAACCCGCAGTTATTAACGCTACTTTGCAAAGCGTTGAAATTGCCTTGACAAATGCCATCCGAACGCAGGCACAGGAAAAGCCGACCGCACCCGAAGCCTCTAAACTTGCAGCCTGAAAAAAGAAAAGATTGCCGTAAAACCGCCCGCAGACCGTTTGCAGGCGGTTTTTTTGGTTTTGTAGCGATGCTTTATTGCTTGAAAAAAAGGGGTATACCACTTTTTGAAAAAAAAAGTTGGCTGCATTGGCTGCAAGGCATTTTTTGGCTTCTAATACTTTGTAAATCAATTAGTTAAGTGCAGCCAACTTTTAAAAATGACTTTGGCTGCACTTGGCTGCATTGGCTGCACTTTGGCTGCACTAAGACTCCAGCCCGACCAGACCAGCACAGGCAGCAATGGGAAGACAGCCCGCAGGCAATTTGCTTTGTCAGTCCGCAGTAATCCGCAGGCAGAGCCGACCGACACCAGCCCGACAAGAGAAAAAGCACTAACTTTATTTCCTTTGATTGAGAACCATGAAGCAGGACATTAAAACCCTTGACGAGTTTATAGAGGAACGATACGGCGCAATAGGTACACCGAAACGCAACAAATTTGAGCAGGGATATGCAAGTTTTAGAAGTCGTCAGACAGAGAAACCTAAAAGGAAGCCACGCAAATAAAACAGGCTAAAACGTTGCCCCCAACTGCCTAAACATGGTGATAGTATCAACATACGAAACCCCAACAGCATTACAGGCATCAGGGATTTTTACCTTGTTTTTGCGGTTTGGTTCGCTTATTTCCTGTGTAACCAATATCCGACTATCAGCAGCAGCAAGACAATAGGCAGTTAAAAAAGCGTCTGCCTCTGTTGCTTCCAAAAATTCATTAATTGCATTCGGCACGTAGTGGCTATTGCGTGAGATAGCCCATCCTATTACACTCCGATAAGCCGCCAGCACTTCGGGCACATCCGTAGCCCTAAAAAAATCAGTCGGTAAATTGTTTTTACACCAATCTTTCAAAGCATCATTTCCTTGATATAATTCATCTCTTACCTTATCAATGCTGATGATTCTTCCTTGTGAAGCAAGCTCCCTGATTTTGAGCCAAAAATTAACTGCCACATCAGGAGGATAATAAATCCGGTATGCCTGAATGAAAAAGTTGCTGTCTAAAACATATACCTGCATACCGGTTTACATTTTCTTGGATAAAAACTGCTCAAATGTATCGCCCTTAAAGCCCGTCAGCTTGCAGGCATCCCGATAGAGCAACTGACCGGATTTAAGCGCGTTCCTGATGTGGCTCATAAAAGTAAGGCTTACACGTTTTCCGGCAGTAGCATAGAAATCACCGCCGGAGCTTTGATTATCTTTTTTGCTTTGCTCCCTGCTGGCATAGGCATTATAGAAACCGAAAAAATCCGCACGGCTGATTTTGCCCGTATCCAACGCCCGCCGAGCCGCTACTATTTCGCTTACTTTGAAGTAACGCGCTACGGCTTTGTAATCTTTGTGCTGATGCCAGATTTCATTAAAGGCCGTTTCAGGTACAAGGAACTCCGCAGCCACACGATCACAAAGCAACTCCACAGGGTCATTAGCCGGTTGCAACTGCCGAAAGTCAAAACCCGCACTTTGCCCCGTCCAGATGTGTGCCAGTTCGTGCACAATGGTAAACATCTGCGCAGCTTTCCAGTCGGCACTATTGACAAACATAAACGGCGCGTATTCATCTACCAGTACAAAGCCCCTGCATTCGTCCACAGGAATAGCCCTATGGGTGTTATTTTCTACAACCCCGTTAAAGGTTGTGATAATGCCTTTATCCTCAATTTTCAGCGTCAAAAAGTCCTTTGCTTCCTGCCATGTTTTGTAAGCACTTGCCCAGTCATCAGCAAGACCGAGCGTCTGCCTGATATCGGCTGCAATCGCTTTGACATCGGTACTATCACGGAACTTACCTACGAAAGGCAACGGCTCAAATCCGTTGTCTTTCAGATAGTTTTTTAACCAGTCTTGCCGTTGTTGCAGCAACAAAACAGTATCATACACATTCAGACTAACGGCATCTGTTCGGTTGCCATTGCTGCGAAAAAAAGGAATCGGCAGCTTTTCTTTGGGAGGCTCATTTAAAAACAGGTAGCCGAAAGGCAGGTGAACTTTGCGAGAAAATTCTTCCAGTTGCTTAACAGTCGGTTGCTTTTCTCCCGTGAGCCATTTTTCAATAGTCGGGTTGTTTGCCACAAACTCCGGCACATTGTAACCCGCCCGCTGAATAGCCCAGTTCAGTATGTTTGCCTGTATGTTTACCCTTACTGCCATTGTTCAAAGGTAAATATTTGCCCCCTGATTTTTTCTTTTTTCAGGCAGAAATAACACCCGACAAAAGAAGCCGCAAGCCCTTACAGCTCGCAGCTTCTTTGTTTTCTTTGACTTTCTTTATTAGTGTAAAAATTACACTAATACCCCTGTCCTTTTTTTGTCCACTAATTGCCAACAAATTGCACCCAAAACCAAATAATGCCAATCATATGGATTTAAAAAAATGGCTCAATTTGCCCCAGCAAAGGCAACAGCCGACAGCCCCCACCCTTACGCAGCTCACAAAGGAGCACAATCTCTCCGCAGAAGAGCAGCAGTTTTATGCCGCCTTAAAGCAAGAGTTAGACGGCTTACGCGCCAAAGTTACAGACCTGCAAACGCAGCTTGCAAAAGCAAACGCCCGACTTGCAGCCGAAGGACTGCCAACCGTAAAGACTAACCAACCGGCAGAACAGCCCGAAAAACAAAAAGGCTATGAACCCGACGAGTACGACGAAGACGACAACCCGTTTTTACCCAATTGGATACGGAAAGCCAACAAGCAAGCCGATAGAAACCCCTTTATCAGAAAGTAACTTTTTTGTTTGACATGAAACCGACACCCGAACAAGTCCGACAGATTGCCGAGCAGTTCCAAGTACCGGAACACACCGCCGCCGTTTTGTGGGAAGTACGCCAAGAACTCCAACAACTCCGCACCGAAAACGCCATGCTCCGCAATCTGGTTGCCAACATCAAGCCCCTTGATTTTTTCTTGTTCCGTGTATGGTTTTGGCAGTTGAAGCAGCGCATCAAAAGCCTGTTTCGGATAGGATGATTTGGATTTTGTTCATGTTGAATTGGAAGAAGAAATAAAGCCGCCCGACCTTGTCAGGCGGTTTTTTTATTGAAGTGTACCCCTTCCAGCAGTTGCAGCCGTGTAAAATCTGCCGTTTCAGTTTCTACCTGTGGCATAAATTCCTCCAACATCTCTTTTTGTTTTTCAGGCGTAATTTCCCAAAGCCCACCGCCCAAATCTGCCGCTATGCTTTTCAGAAAATCCGCAGTGATTAAGTCATCCGCTACTAAATACATCAGCAGGTAATACAACGCCGTAGCACTGATTTTGCCTTGTGGAAAAATATTGACAAACGCCCGTGTAATGAGTTTGTAAAATACACTTGCCGTTAGCCGCAGAAATACCGCTTTGCAAGCCTGCAAGTTGCTTACCCGCCCCGCATGGTCTAAAAAATCGCTTTGCAACAACGGCTTTACCGTTTCCCTGAAATATTCCTGATTCAAATAATCAAACACGATATTTACCCTGTCCCGATAGACTTTCAAAGCCGCTTTGTACTCCTGTATTTCGGCTTCCAACGCTTGCACCTGTTCAGTATCTAACCGCTTTTCCCCGTAGTGCAAAATATCGTCTATCGTTACCCCCAACGCCGCCGCAATGCGCTTTAACTGTTCTACGGTCAGCTTATCGCCACGCTTTTCCAATCGGACGTAATTAGGTCTCTCAATACCGAGTATGTCCGCTACTTCATATTGCTTAATACCCTTTGAAGTCCTGATTGCCCTAATAGCTTCCGATATATCCATGTATCATTTTTGATATGCAAAGGTTTATTTTTTTTTCTTCTATTGCATATCAATTTGATTACAAAAAGTATATATTTGCATACTAAAAAAGTATCAATATGAGCAAGAAAGTTATTTCATTACGGATTGACGCAGGACTTCACGCCAAAGGCAAGGAAAAGGCAGCCGCCAACAGGCAGAAGTTTAACGGTTACATTGAAAGCCTGATAGAACGCGACACCCGCAGCAACGACAGCAAGGACAAAAAACCAGAAGAAAAATGAGTTTTAACGTCTTGTTTATCAACCGACCCGGCAGGCGCAAGAGCCGCGCCCGCATCTGTTTGCGCATTACCATTAGCGGACAGCGCAAAGAAATTGCCACAGGCATTACAGGCGAAGCTGCCAACTGGCAGCAGCACGAACAGCGATTTGCAGGCAGCGACAAAGCCGCCAACGCCCCGCTTTTAGCCCTGAAAAACAAAGCCATGCGCATTTATGCAGAAGCCGTAAACAGCAGCACCGAAGCCCAGCCCTCACTAACCGACTTTCTGGCACTTTGGGACACCACCGCCCAAAACGTCGGACTGATGGAATTGTACGATGAAGTAATAGACCGAAAGGAATTAGAAGCCTCAAAAGGTAAAATTGCAGCCCGAACGCTGGAACGCTACCACCGCACCCGCACGGTATTGCAAGAGTTTTTTGCAAGCGAAAACCGCCGCGATTTGCCCATCAAAAAGGCAGATATTCCGTTTTGCAACCGTTTTCAGGACTATTTGCAGCAACGGAACTACAAACCCGCCTATGTTCGCAAATTCTTTGTGCAAGCCAAGCAAGCCGCACAGTTGGCAATCAAAAAAGGTATTATCGCACATTCGCCAATGTTGCACTTTAAAGTACGTGTACCGCAAGGCGAACCGCCCGTTTATTTGACCCGCCCCGAAGTGCAGCGCATAGCCGCCACCGACTTTGTGCCGCATTCGGTACAGATGCAGCGCGCCGCAGATGTTTTTCTTTTTCAGTGCTACACGGGTTTAGCCTATGCCGATACGCAACGATTTGACGCAGCCCGCCACTTAGTAACCGACGAAGAAGGCAACACTTGGTTACACATACCCCGCGCCAAAACAGGCAACGCGCAGGAAGTACCCTTGTATGCCATACCCGAAGCCCGCCAGATACTGGAAAAGTACGGCAACCGATTGCCGCAAATCACTAATCAGAAGATGAATTATTTCCTGAAATGGATAGCCCAAATTTGCGGCATTAATAAGCCCATTAGCACCCACACAGGCAGGAAAACCGCCGCCACCTATTGGCTCAATAGCGGGTTCAGTTACGAGTCGGTAAGCCGCATGATAGGACACCACAGCCCCGAAGTTACACGGCAATATTACGCCCGCATCAACCGCCACAAAATCAAACAAGAACTTATCAAACAAAAAAGCGCCGGCACAGGAACTGCCGACGCTTCAAATCCAGCCCTCCAAACGCTTAATTTAGAAAGACATGGAAAACAAAATTAACGAAATCGCAGAACATTACGCGAATCAAGGCAAAGTTAATGCCCTTAGCATCTTTTCAAAAAGACAGTTTGAAATAGCAGCCGTAACGCAGCTATCCGCCCGCCCCTACTACGAAAGCCGCAAAGGTTTGTTTTTCTTTTGTGTGATTTTGGCTTTTGTCTGCCAAGTGGCAAGTGCAGTTTCAAGTTACAGTTTCTTTGCAGCTTTGGCAGCCGTGAAGCTAACGGGTTACTACCTGATAGCCGCAACGGTTTGCATCTTGCTGATTTTGGAAGCCGCCAAGTACTACCTGTTTAATGCGTTCTTTGCCGACCTTTTCAGGCTGACAGGCGCAAAAACCGATTTCGGTATCCTCATACCCGCCCTAATTGTATCGGTTGTTTCCATATACGCCAGCATCGCAGGCGGTGCAGAGCTTGCCACCGACCACAGCGCAGAGTTGGCAGTAGAAAGCCGCTTTGAAGCCCGTAAAAACGCCATTAGGGAAGAAATAAAAGCCATAACCGCCCGCAACACTTGGAAAGGTCAAACGTGGCTACCAAAGGCAGATAAAGCCCTTTTGCTGCAAAAAGAAAAACAGTTGCAAGCCGAAACCGAAGCCGAACAAGCCGAAAAGCAACAGGCACGGGAAAAAAACGAAACCAACGCCGCAGCTTATCGGTACGGCTTTGCGGGTTTTGAAGTGCTGTTTATTGCCGCCACCTTGTTCGTTTGGTTTTTCCGCAAGCGTGTAGCCGTAGAAGCCGAAGCCGCCACAGGTACGGCAACCCCGACCGCCCGTAATGCGCAAGCATTCGCACCCGACCCGCAGCAGATAAACCCCTACACAACCGACCGCCCCCGCAAGGCAAACCCGATAGGCTTTCAATTCGCATGGCAGCAGCCCAAACAGCAGCCGCAGGAAGAACCCGCCCCCGACGCAATGAGTAACAACGCAATGCGTACAGTACCCAAAGGTTGGCAGCAAGGCACTTGTGAACATTGCGGCAACCCGTTTACCAAGCGCACCACGTGGCACAAGTACTGCAAAACAGAGTGTAAAATAGCCGCATGGGAAGCCCGCACCGGCAAAGAGTTTAAGCCAAAAAGTAAAAAGCAGTTGGATTTGTTTTAAGCCCGCAGAGCCATGAGCAGAACCGCCCGACTTTTCAAAATCAAAGCCTATTTACAAGCACAGGGAGCAAAATACTTAGTAATTTGCTGTTGAAATGCGCAACTCTGAATAGTAACCGCTGTTGTATCCGCACCCCCAAAAAACAAGCGTAGTTACAAACCTAACCTGACTTTTACTTTTTAACCGCCCGCAGCTTAACGGCTCAACGGGAAAGGGAAACCCTTGTCCTTTTTTTAAAGACAAAGGCTGTCAAACTTTGCCAAAACGTACCAATATGAAACAAGCAACTTGCAGCCCGATTATCGGCAGAAAGGTTATTGCAGACTTTGAAAGTCGCACCATTACCATAACACCCGCACCCGACACGCCCGCCATTAGTGCCATCGGTACGCGCTTACTGCATTACACCGAAGTAGAACAAATTTTAGCCGTAAGCCGATGGAAACGCTACAAACTGCAAAAGGAAGGCAAGCTAACGCCCGTCAATTTCAACCGCAGCACATGGTACAACAAAGCCGAAGTTGAAACCCTGATGAAAGAGCGAATGCCTGAAAAATAAAAAAACGGCAGGGGGTAACCGCCGTTTTTCAAAATTCCCAATGAAAAGCCTCACAAAATGAAAAGCCTCACAATAAGATTACTGCACAAATGTAGGGCTTTTCATTGGGATAAAAAAAGGACAGTAATTAACTGATTATCAAATTTTTAAAATCTCAATTTTATGAAAAGACACTACATCCGTGTAGGCACACAGTACTACCTAATCGCAAAAAAGCCGCTCGCATCAGGCGATACTATCACAAAAATGATTGCTTGGTCAAAGTCTAACATCAAAGACGATGAAACAGACAAGGACATTTTGAAGAAAATTCCCAAGTACATTGATTTTGTTTGCATACCTGGGCATCTGGATTACCGACAAACGATAGGCGAATTTTACAATTTATACGAGCCGTTTCACCATAAGCCCGCCCCCGGCGATTGCTCAAACTCTTTGCGGTTCATGCGCCACATTTTTGGCGAACACTACGAGTTAGGCATAGATTACATGAAGTTACTTTTGGAAAAGCCTATCCAAAAATTACCCGTTCTTTCTCTGGTTAGCCGCGAGCGCAACACGGGCAAAACCACATTCCTTAATTGGCTCAAAGCAATCTATAACGGAAACATGAGTATTTGCCGTTCCAAAGACTTTGAAAGCCAATTTAACAGCGAATGGGTTTACAAACGCATTATTGCTATAGATGAAACTTTCCTTGAAAAGAAAGCGACAACCGAAACCCTCAAAGCCCTTTCCACCGCCCGCACTATCGTAAGCGAAGCCAAAGGCAAAGACCGCGAACAAGTAGAATTTCATGGCGTTATTGTGCTTTGCACCAACAACGAAGCCGACTTTGTCAAGATAGACGACGAAGAAACCCGCTACTGGGTGCGCAAAGTCCCGCAAATGGAACAGGAAGACCCCAACTTTTTGGACGAAAAATTAATACCCGAAATACCAGCGTTTTTGCACTACCTGACACAATGGAAGCTAACCACCGAAAAGCAAGGCAGAATGTGGTTCACACAGGCGCAAATTTGGACGGAAGCGCTTGAACGGGTAAAAGTCGAAAGCCGCAACACGCTTGAAAAAGAACTTGAAATTATCATCAGTGAAAAGTTAGACGAATTCGGGTTAGACGAAATCCAATTTGCCGAAAAGGATTTGATTGAGTTGCTCAAATCCGAATCAAACATCAGAGCGCACCGCAATCAAATCAGCAAGGTAATCCGCGAAAAATGGGGCTTGCAGTCAAAAAACAGTACCTACAA contains these protein-coding regions:
- a CDS encoding DUF4411 family protein; amino-acid sequence: MQVYVLDSNFFIQAYRIYYPPDVAVNFWLKIRELASQGRIISIDKVRDELYQGNDALKDWCKNNLPTDFFRATDVPEVLAAYRSVIGWAISRNSHYVPNAINEFLEATEADAFLTAYCLAAADSRILVTQEISEPNRKNKVKIPDACNAVGVSYVDTITMFRQLGATF
- a CDS encoding ImmA/IrrE family metallo-endopeptidase; protein product: MAVRVNIQANILNWAIQRAGYNVPEFVANNPTIEKWLTGEKQPTVKQLEEFSRKVHLPFGYLFLNEPPKEKLPIPFFRSNGNRTDAVSLNVYDTVLLLQQRQDWLKNYLKDNGFEPLPFVGKFRDSTDVKAIAADIRQTLGLADDWASAYKTWQEAKDFLTLKIEDKGIITTFNGVVENNTHRAIPVDECRGFVLVDEYAPFMFVNSADWKAAQMFTIVHELAHIWTGQSAGFDFRQLQPANDPVELLCDRVAAEFLVPETAFNEIWHQHKDYKAVARYFKVSEIVAARRALDTGKISRADFFGFYNAYASREQSKKDNQSSGGDFYATAGKRVSLTFMSHIRNALKSGQLLYRDACKLTGFKGDTFEQFLSKKM
- a CDS encoding helix-turn-helix domain-containing protein; protein product: MDISEAIRAIRTSKGIKQYEVADILGIERPNYVRLEKRGDKLTVEQLKRIAAALGVTIDDILHYGEKRLDTEQVQALEAEIQEYKAALKVYRDRVNIVFDYLNQEYFRETVKPLLQSDFLDHAGRVSNLQACKAVFLRLTASVFYKLITRAFVNIFPQGKISATALYYLLMYLVADDLITADFLKSIAADLGGGLWEITPEKQKEMLEEFMPQVETETADFTRLQLLEGVHFNKKTA
- a CDS encoding site-specific integrase, which produces MSFNVLFINRPGRRKSRARICLRITISGQRKEIATGITGEAANWQQHEQRFAGSDKAANAPLLALKNKAMRIYAEAVNSSTEAQPSLTDFLALWDTTAQNVGLMELYDEVIDRKELEASKGKIAARTLERYHRTRTVLQEFFASENRRDLPIKKADIPFCNRFQDYLQQRNYKPAYVRKFFVQAKQAAQLAIKKGIIAHSPMLHFKVRVPQGEPPVYLTRPEVQRIAATDFVPHSVQMQRAADVFLFQCYTGLAYADTQRFDAARHLVTDEEGNTWLHIPRAKTGNAQEVPLYAIPEARQILEKYGNRLPQITNQKMNYFLKWIAQICGINKPISTHTGRKTAATYWLNSGFSYESVSRMIGHHSPEVTRQYYARINRHKIKQELIKQKSAGTGTADASNPALQTLNLERHGKQN
- a CDS encoding DUF5906 domain-containing protein; the protein is MKRHYIRVGTQYYLIAKKPLASGDTITKMIAWSKSNIKDDETDKDILKKIPKYIDFVCIPGHLDYRQTIGEFYNLYEPFHHKPAPGDCSNSLRFMRHIFGEHYELGIDYMKLLLEKPIQKLPVLSLVSRERNTGKTTFLNWLKAIYNGNMSICRSKDFESQFNSEWVYKRIIAIDETFLEKKATTETLKALSTARTIVSEAKGKDREQVEFHGVIVLCTNNEADFVKIDDEETRYWVRKVPQMEQEDPNFLDEKLIPEIPAFLHYLTQWKLTTEKQGRMWFTQAQIWTEALERVKVESRNTLEKELEIIISEKLDEFGLDEIQFAEKDLIELLKSESNIRAHRNQISKVIREKWGLQSKNSTYKHYYWMDGQNGEILLGSITKKGFFFSFNRSLFEKYKNKTA